GGTAGGCGCTGTCGGAGGGGGTGGCGAAGCCGACGACTATGGCTTGGGGGCGGGGGGCGGGTGGGGAGATCCAGTGTTCGTTCAGGCCTAGGATGGAGAGGCCGTATGTTGCTGCGCGGGTGAGGACTTCGGATTCGGTGAGGCCGGCTGGTTCGAGGCGGACCAGGGCGTGCAGGCCGGCGGAGATGCCGGAGAGGGTGAAGCCGGCGAGGGGGCGGCCGGCTCGGGGCTTGAGGCGGTCGGCGAGCAGGTCGCGGCGGCGGCGGTAGCGGAGGCGGGCTGCGCGGATGTGGCGGTCGTAGGCGTGGGAGGAGATGAACTCGGCGAGGGTGAGCTGGCCCAAGGTTTCGGAGTGATGGTCGGCCAGTTGTTTGGCCTCGGCGACGGGGGCGACGAGGCGGGGTGGGAGGACCATCCAGGCCAGTCGCAGACCGGGGGCCAGGGTTTTGGAGGCGGTACCGAGGTAGACGATGTGGTCGGGCGCGATGCTCTGGACCGCGCCGACGGGCTGGCGGTCGTAGCGGAACTCGCCGTCGTAGTCGTCCTCGATGACCAGACGGCCCGCCCGCGCCCAGTCGGCGAGCAGCTGGCGGCGCGCGGGACTCAAGGTCGAGCCGATCGGGTACTGGTGGCTCGGTGTGATGACCGCTGCGCCAACGGAATCGAAGTCGCCGGTACCGAGCAGATCGATCCGGGCGCCGCCGGCGTCGACCGGTAGCGGCAGCACCGATACCCCGGTCGCCCGCACCGTGTCGCGAAAGGACGGGATATAGGGATCCTCCATCGCGATCACGGTGGTGCCGGAAGCGGTGAGCACCGTGCCCAGCAGCGCCAGGGCCTGCTGCACACCCGAGGTGACGACGATCTGCTCCGGCGCCGCCAGCACGCCCCGGGCCCGGCCCAGGTATTCGGCCAGCGCACAACGCAATTCGATACGCCCGCGCGGATCGCCGTACCCGAATGCCTCCGCCGGCGCGTAGGTGAGCGCCTTGCGCGCCGCCCGCAGCCAGGCGGTCGTCGGAAAACTACTGGTGTCGGGACTGCCGGCGCGCAGGTTGTACTGTGGCGCCGCAAGGGATTTCCCGCTCGCACCGGAGGCGGGCGGCACGGATTCGGCGAAGGCACCGAGGCTGGGAATGGCGCCGTGGCCGGTCCTCTCGCCGGCGGTGACGGTGCGGGCGACGCGCGTGCCCGAACCCTGCCGCGCGACCAGATGCCCTTCGGCGATCAACTGGTCGTAGGCCGCGCTGACCGTCCCCCGCGACACCCCGAGCTCGGTCGCGAGCGTCCGCGTCGACGGCAGCCGCGCCCCGGCGGGCAGTCGCCCCGCGCGGATCGCCTCCCGCAGCGCCTGCTCCAACCCCACCCGCCGACCAGAGTCCGGATCGACCGGAAGATGCAGATCGACATCCAAAGTGGACCAATAATCAGCCATCTAATTGGCTCCTAACATTGGTCCATTATGGACATACCGTAAGCGCATGACAACGACCACAAGCACCTACATCCTCCCGACCTCCCGCCTCGCCGTCGACGATCTCGCCCCCGAGATGGCCAAGGCGCTCAATGCCCTCGAGCGCGCCGCCCAGCACACCACGCTGGAAAAGCCCCTGCGCGAACTGGTGAAACTCCGTGTCGCCCAGATCAACGGCTGCGTCTACTGCGTCGACATGCACGCCCGCGACGCCGTCGCCGGCGGCGACACCTGGCGGCGTGTGAACCTGGTCGCGGTATGGCGCGAAGCCCCGTTCTTCACCGCCCGCGAGCGCGCCGCCTTCGCGCTCGCCGAAGCCATGACCCGGCTGGCCGACAGCGAGGTCGGCGACCAGGTGTGGCGACAGGCCGCCGCCGAGTTCGACGAGAAGGAACTCGCCGACCTGGTGTGGCACGTCACGCTCATCAACACCTGGACCCGGCTCGGCGCGACCGCCCGGCCCTGGACCCTCACCGGCGACGAAAATGCCTGAACCACAACCCGACTCACGCAAGGAGACCGTCATGTCCCAGGTCGTCATCACCTACTGCAAGCCCTGCGGCTACCTGAAGCGCGCCCAAGCCGCCGCGGAAGCCCTCGACACCCGGCTCGGCATCGCACCCGAACTGGTGCCGGGCAAGGGCGGCGTCTACCGCGTCACGGTCGACGGCCAGGTCGTGGCCGCCAAGTCCCGCCAGGGCTTTCCGGATCCGGACGAGATCGTCGAAGCCGTCGCCGCGTCACTCACCTGACCGCGAATCACGCTCGCGTCTCGGCCAATTCGGCCGTCGGCGCCGGCTTGGGCTCCTCGTCGAGCACCGGTTCGGTCAACCCGATCCGGCGTTGAATGCGCTTCATCCAGGCCGGCGCCCACCACACCCGGTCGCCGAGCAGCTTCATGGTCGCGGGAACCAGCAGCATGCGCAGCACCGTCGCGTCGATGACCAGGGCGGCGATCATCCCGTACGCGATGTACTGCATGAGAACGAGATCCGAGAACGCGAACGCCCCGGTGACGACCAGCAGAATCAGCGCGGCGGCGGTGATGATCCGCCCGGTGTGGGCGGTGCCGGAGCGAATCGCCTCCTCGGTCGTCGCGCCCGCCGCCCGCGCTTCGACCATGCGGGACAACAGGAACACCTCATAGTCCGTCGAGAGCCCGTAGATGATCGCGATGATCAGGAACAGGATATTGGCCTGAATCGGCTGCGGCGTGAAGTCCAGCAGCCCCGCACCGTGCCCCTCGGTGAAGATCCAGGTGAGGATGCCGAGGGTGGACCCCAGCCCGAGCACGCTCATGAACGCCGCCTTCAACGGCAACACCAGCGAGCCGAAGGTCAAGAACATCAGCAGCGTGGTGAACGCCAGCACCAGCAGGATCATCAACGGCAACCGGTCGAGCAGCGCGGCGATGGCGTCGTGCTGCACGGTCGGCACCCCGCCGACCATCAGCGTCACCCCGTCGGGGACGTCGAGGTCACGCAGATAGTCGATCGTCTTGTCGTACTTGGTGGAATCCACCAGCGACGCCGCCGTCCGGAACGTATCGGGTGCGAGCTGTGAGCGGCTCGGAATCTCGAACCCGGCCGGCAGCAGCCCGGGCGCGTGGTTCGCCTGCGCCAGCAACGGCCCGATCTTGGTGCTGTCGTCGGTCCGAATGATCAGCTCGATCGGATCGGACTTGCGATACGGGAAGTAGGTGTCGATGTCCTGCTGCGCCACCCGAATCGGATTGTCCGGCGGCAGATATTTCTCGCTGAACCCGCCGAAGGCGATATTGCGCACCGGCACGATCAGCATCAGCAAGCCCAGAATCAGCACCGCGGTGATCGCCCGCGGATGCCGCATCACCCAGCCGGTCGACCGGCCCCAGAAACCCTGCTCCACCTGCTCGGCCGTGCGGGTACGCCGGAATCGCTTGATACCCAGCGCATCCACCCGCCGCCCCAGAATCGCCAGCATGGCGGGCAGGATCGTGACCGCGGTCAGCGCCGCCAAGGTGACCGTGGCGATCGCGCCGTAGGCGATGGACTCGAGGAATCCCTGCGGGAACAGCAGCATGCCGCCGAGACTGGCCACGATCATGGTCGCCGAGAACAGCACCGTTCGCCCCGCGGTCATCACCGTGCGACGCACCGCGGCGGCAGTGTCGTAGCCGGCGGCCGTCTCCTCCCGGAACCGGCTCACGATGAACAGCGCGTAGTCGATCGCCAGCCCGAGCCCGATCATCGAAACCACCGGCGCCACGAAGGAATTCACCTCGGTGAAGTCGGTGATCCACCGCACGATCCCGTTCGCGCCCAGCACCGTGAGCACACCCATGAGCAGCGGCAGCGACGCCGCGACCACCCCGCCGAAAATGAAGAACAGCAGCACCGCCACCGCCGGAATCGCCAGCAACTCCATGCGATGGGTGTCGGCGGCGATGGTGTCGGTCAGCGCCACCGAGACCGGTTGCAGGCCACCGACCTGCACCCTGACCCCCGGCACGTCGAAGGCGTCCTTGACCGCCGTGTAATCCTGCGCCCCATAGTCTTTGAGCGCGATGAGGGCCAGCGCGTGCGTCTTGTCGTCGGTGGCCAGCTTGCCGGAATTGCCCTTGGTGGAGTTCACCGGCGCCCAGTAGGCGGCGTTCACGCCGGTGATCTCGTGGGGATAGCGGGCCGCGAGACCGTTGAGACTGTCGATGATCGGCCCGCTGACTTCCGGGTCGTCGACGGTCGTGCCCGCGGGCGCGGTGTACAGCACCGCGACGTCCGCGGAATGATCCGGGCCCCAGGCCGCCGCCGCCACCAGCGCGGCCCGCGCGGACTCCGAATTCGGATCGTCCAATCCGCCCGCGCTGAGACGACTTTCGAACCCCCAGGCGTAACCGCCGAGGCCGAGCAGACCGGCCACCACGAGGCCGAGCACTACAAAACGGTGTCGGGCTACGAGATTTCCCCATAGCGCGAAGACATCGCGGTCACGCGGGCGGCTGGTCATAATGCACGGTATCAGTCTCGTTCAGAATAGATGAAAAACGTTGCAGAGCAATGCGTTTCGGCTATTTCGGGTTGGTGGTACAGGTCACGGTGCGGGGCGGTCGAGCGGACAGACGGTAACGGACGACCCGGGCCCCGATCAAACGCAGCCGTCGACGCTCAGTTGGCGGCGAAGCGCGGCCGGCGAAGATCGCCGATGCGCCGCACGATTCGCGGTCGCCGCAGGTCGCGGGCCATCCATTCACCGAGCGTGACCCCGGCGGCCAGCGCCAGCCCGACGGCGAACGCCCCCGACAGCTGGTTCAAACCCTCCAGCAGCTCGTCGTTGAGCAGCGCGTACAGCCCGCGATACACGCGCAGACCCGGCAGCAGGGGAGTGATGCCCGCGACCGCCACCACCAGCGGCGGGGTCAGCGACCGCCGCGCGAGCAGGCCGCCGGCCAGGCCCACCACCGTCGCCGCGCCGCCCGACGCCACGATCGGACCGAACCCGAAGTGCTGAACCAGCAGATACGCCACCGTCGCCGCCGCACCGCTGAACGCCGCCGCCGCCAGCGCCCGCCGCTCGGCGTAGCAGGCCAGCGCGAAGGCCGCCGAGGTCACCGCGCCCGCGGCCAGCTTCAACGGCAGACTGGTCAGGTCCCGGGTCGAGACCATGTCGGCGATCGGCACCGACGCCTCGAACACCTCCGCCACCCGCAGCGTGAGCGCGATGCCGGCGATGATGCCGCCGGTCATCATGACCACCTCGAGCATCCGGGCCGACGCCGTGATCGGCGCCCCCGTGATCGCGTCCTCGACCGCGCCGACCAGCTGTAAACCGGCCAGCAGCACCGCGATTCCGGCGGCGATGATGAGCGCCGGATCCAGATGCAGACTCCGGACATAGGTGGACACCAGTACCGCGGGCGTCGCGGCGATCACGCCGCCGGCCATGTGCTGGAAGAAGAACGGCAGTTTGCGCCGGTTCAGGATCCGGTTGGTGCGATCGATCAGCATGGTCGTGGCGAAACTCAGCAGCGCGATCAACGCGCCGCCATTGAGCAGCACCGCCACGCCCGCGGCCATCAACGCCCAGCCGAGGGTGGCCGTCCAGCGCGGGTAAGGGTGTGGCGCGGAGGTGATCTCGTCGAGTGCCTTCAGCGCCTCCTGCGGCGGCACCAGCTCGCGGCGGATGCGGCGGGTCAACCGGTCCACGGCCGCGAGCCTCGTGAAGTCGAGGGAGCGGTAGTGCACCACCCGCATGGTGGAGGCGGGCGGCAGCTTCGGGCCGCGGTCGGCCGAGATGCGAATCGAGTTGTAGGTGACGTCGATATCGCATTTGGACAGGCCGTAGGTGGCGGCGATGAACTCGATCTGGGTGGTGGTGTCGGTGACGGCCGTGCCCGAGGCCAGCACCACCTCGCCCACCCGCTCGGCCAGATCCAGCACTTCGGTCACGGTCGCGTCGTCGGTGAGGTCGATGGGCTGAACCGGTGCGGGCGCCTCCACCACGGTGTCCACGGTGGCGCGCCGTTCCGCCGTGAGACGATCCCCCGCTCCGGTCAGCACCCGCTGCCAGCGGGCGCGCAGCCCGGCGGCCGCTCCTGCTTGCTCGTGGGTAGCCAACTCGTTGGTCACATGGCCAACGTACACGGGTGGCGAAGATCATCGAGGCGAGTGGGCCGAGGGCAGTAGTGTTTTGAAGCATGGCGACGAGCGACGTTTCGATTGCGAAAGAGCTACGCGCGGCACTGGACGGCCCTTGGCGGGAGGTGCGCGAGGCGGCCCGCGCCAGCCTCGACGACGACCGCCTCTACGGCGATCCCGAGCTCGACATCAAGGCCGCCCGCGCGCGAGTGCTGGACCAGATGCACCTGGTGGCGTCCCTGGACGTGGTGGAACGCGGCTTCGCGCACGTCGACGGCCGGCCCGTCGATCCGGGCGCCGCGGTCACCGCGCTGGAGATGCTCGTCTACAACGATCTGTCGCTGTGGGTGAAATGCGGTGTGCAGTGGGGACTTTTCGGCGGCGCCGTCGAGAACCTGGGCACTGAGCGGCATCGCGGCTACATCGACGACTTGGTGTCGCTGCGGCTGCTGGGCTGCTTCGCCATGACCGAGACCGGGCACGGCAGCGATGTCGCGAACCTGGAGACCACCGCCACCTACGACGCCTCGACCCAGGAGTTCGTGGTGCACAGCCCGACTCCGTCGGCGCGCAAGGACTACATCGGCGGCGCGGCCGAACATGCCCGCATGGCAGCGGTTTTCGCGCAGCTGATCACCGGCGGCGAGAGTCAGGGCGTGCACTGTTTCCTGGTGCCCATCCGCGACGAGGCGGGCAGTGATCTGCCCGGCGTCACCACCTCCGACTGCGGTCTCAAGGGCGGCCTGCCCGGGGTCGACAACGGCCGAATCATGTTCGACCAGGTGCGAATTCCGCGTGAGAACCTGCTCAACCGGTACGCCGACGTCGCCCCGGACGGGACCTACTCCTCCGAGATCTCCAACCCGAGCCGGCGCTTCTTCACCACGCTGGGCACGCTGGTGCGCGGCCGGGTCAGCGTCGGCGGCGCGGCCGCCGCGGCGGCGCGGGTGGCGTTGAGCATCGCGGTGCGCTACGGCGAGCAGCGCCGGCAGTTCGCCGATCCGGATACCGGCGAGGAGACCGTGCTGATGGACTACCGCAGCCATCAGCGCCGGCTGCTGCCACACGTAGCCCGTTCCTACGCACTGGCTTTCGCGCAGAACGAGCTGGTGCGGCGCATGCATCTGGTGCAGACCGGGCAGGATCTGGATCCCCGCGCGCAGCGTGCGCTGGAAAATCGCGCGGCCGGTCTCAAGGTGGCGCAGACCCGGCACGCCACCGCGGCTATCCAGGAGTGCCGCGAAGCCTGCGGCGGCGCGGGGTATCTCACCGAGAACCGGCTGGTCACGCTGAAGGCCGACACGGATGTGTTCACCACGTTCGAAGGCGACAACGTGGTCCTCACCCAGCTGGTAGCCAAGGACTTGCTGACCTCCTATGCCGAGGAGGTGCGCGACCTCGACGCACTCGGCTGGGTGCGCTTCGCGGCCACCAGCGCCCGCGACGTGGTGCGCGAGGCTTCCGGTGTGCGCCAGATGATTCAGCGGCTGCGCGACCGGGGCGACGACAGCGTGGACGACGGCGACCTGTCGCGCCGCTCGGTGCAGTTGCAGCTGTTCGCCGACCGTGAGGACTACATGGTCCGCACCGCCGCGCACCGGCTGCGCGCCCGCGCCAACGAGACCGGTCCGTTCGAGGCGTTCAACAACGCCCAGGATCACATTCTCGCCGCCGGCACCGCCCACATCGAGCGAATGGTGTTGGAAGCCTTCATCGACGGCATCGCCGACATCCAGGATCCTGACGCCCGAGCCCTCGCCGACACCGTCTGCGACCTCTACGTCTATTCCACCCTCGAACAGAATCAAGCCTGGTACATCATGCACCGCTTCATGTCCGTGGAGCGGGCCAAGGCCGTCCGCCGCGGCGTCAACGAACTCGTCGACCGCCTGCGCCCGCACGCTCTCACCCTCATCGAGGGCCTGGGCGTCCCCGAAGGCATGCTGCGCGCCGCCATGCTGGAGTAGCGCCCGCCGCCCGTGCCCCGAGCCTGTGGGGGGTAGCGCTGAACCTTATTGCGGGTGTGTCTCGTTGAGTGGTTGGACACACTGACCGCTACTCCATGCCGTCGCAAGGGCGCGAGGGGGCGTGCGATGATCGATCGCCTGATCGGTCCGGCGTTGCGGAAGCCCAGGGCGGTGCTCGGGCTGGCCGCGCTCGTGTTCGTGCTGTGCGGGGTGCTGGGATCGCAGGCGGCGGGGCGGCTGTCCAATGGCGGCTTCGTCGCGACCGACTCCGAATCCGCGCGCGTCGCCGACATTCTCGCGCGCGAGTACGGCATGTCGGGTACGCAGCTCGTGCTCACCGTCGAATCCCCGGGCGGCGCACAGGGTCCCGCGGCCACCGCCCGGGGCACGGCGATCGCCCGGGAGTTGAAGGGTGACGCGCGGGTCTCGGCGGTGGTCTCGCCCTGGACGGACCCGGCGCCGAGCCGGACTCTGCTCAGCGAGGACGGTCGCATCGGGCTGATCGTGGCGACCGTGCGCGGTGACGAGGACTCCGCGCCCGGCATCGCCCACGAGCTGTCGGCGGAATTCACCGGCACCGCGGGGGAGGTCACGGTGCGGGCGGGCGGCCAGGCGATGGTGTGGCGCGACACCGCCCGCCAGACCCAGCGGGATCTCGCCGTCGCCGAGGCCATCGCGCTGCCGCTGACCTTCCTGCTGCTGGTGTGGTTTCTCAGAAGCCTGGTGGCCGCGCTCATTCCGTTCGTCACGGGCGTGCTCGCCATCGCGGGAGCCAGCGCGGTGCTGTATCTGATGACCTACGTGGTCGCGCTGTCGGTCTTCGCGCTCAATATCACCACCGCCATCGGGCTGGCGCTGGCCGTCGACTACTCGCTGTTGATCATCGGCCGCTATCGCGAGGAGA
This sequence is a window from Nocardia yunnanensis. Protein-coding genes within it:
- a CDS encoding PLP-dependent aminotransferase family protein; this translates as MADYWSTLDVDLHLPVDPDSGRRVGLEQALREAIRAGRLPAGARLPSTRTLATELGVSRGTVSAAYDQLIAEGHLVARQGSGTRVARTVTAGERTGHGAIPSLGAFAESVPPASGASGKSLAAPQYNLRAGSPDTSSFPTTAWLRAARKALTYAPAEAFGYGDPRGRIELRCALAEYLGRARGVLAAPEQIVVTSGVQQALALLGTVLTASGTTVIAMEDPYIPSFRDTVRATGVSVLPLPVDAGGARIDLLGTGDFDSVGAAVITPSHQYPIGSTLSPARRQLLADWARAGRLVIEDDYDGEFRYDRQPVGAVQSIAPDHIVYLGTASKTLAPGLRLAWMVLPPRLVAPVAEAKQLADHHSETLGQLTLAEFISSHAYDRHIRAARLRYRRRRDLLADRLKPRAGRPLAGFTLSGISAGLHALVRLEPAGLTESEVLTRAATYGLSILGLNEHWISPPAPRPQAIVVGFATPSDSAYPSALDTLVRTLSSS
- a CDS encoding carboxymuconolactone decarboxylase family protein: MTTTTSTYILPTSRLAVDDLAPEMAKALNALERAAQHTTLEKPLRELVKLRVAQINGCVYCVDMHARDAVAGGDTWRRVNLVAVWREAPFFTARERAAFALAEAMTRLADSEVGDQVWRQAAAEFDEKELADLVWHVTLINTWTRLGATARPWTLTGDENA
- a CDS encoding SelT/SelW/SelH family protein is translated as MSQVVITYCKPCGYLKRAQAAAEALDTRLGIAPELVPGKGGVYRVTVDGQVVAAKSRQGFPDPDEIVEAVAASLT
- a CDS encoding MMPL family transporter; its protein translation is MTSRPRDRDVFALWGNLVARHRFVVLGLVVAGLLGLGGYAWGFESRLSAGGLDDPNSESARAALVAAAAWGPDHSADVAVLYTAPAGTTVDDPEVSGPIIDSLNGLAARYPHEITGVNAAYWAPVNSTKGNSGKLATDDKTHALALIALKDYGAQDYTAVKDAFDVPGVRVQVGGLQPVSVALTDTIAADTHRMELLAIPAVAVLLFFIFGGVVAASLPLLMGVLTVLGANGIVRWITDFTEVNSFVAPVVSMIGLGLAIDYALFIVSRFREETAAGYDTAAAVRRTVMTAGRTVLFSATMIVASLGGMLLFPQGFLESIAYGAIATVTLAALTAVTILPAMLAILGRRVDALGIKRFRRTRTAEQVEQGFWGRSTGWVMRHPRAITAVLILGLLMLIVPVRNIAFGGFSEKYLPPDNPIRVAQQDIDTYFPYRKSDPIELIIRTDDSTKIGPLLAQANHAPGLLPAGFEIPSRSQLAPDTFRTAASLVDSTKYDKTIDYLRDLDVPDGVTLMVGGVPTVQHDAIAALLDRLPLMILLVLAFTTLLMFLTFGSLVLPLKAAFMSVLGLGSTLGILTWIFTEGHGAGLLDFTPQPIQANILFLIIAIIYGLSTDYEVFLLSRMVEARAAGATTEEAIRSGTAHTGRIITAAALILLVVTGAFAFSDLVLMQYIAYGMIAALVIDATVLRMLLVPATMKLLGDRVWWAPAWMKRIQRRIGLTEPVLDEEPKPAPTAELAETRA
- a CDS encoding threonine/serine ThrE exporter family protein — protein: MTGAGDRLTAERRATVDTVVEAPAPVQPIDLTDDATVTEVLDLAERVGEVVLASGTAVTDTTTQIEFIAATYGLSKCDIDVTYNSIRISADRGPKLPPASTMRVVHYRSLDFTRLAAVDRLTRRIRRELVPPQEALKALDEITSAPHPYPRWTATLGWALMAAGVAVLLNGGALIALLSFATTMLIDRTNRILNRRKLPFFFQHMAGGVIAATPAVLVSTYVRSLHLDPALIIAAGIAVLLAGLQLVGAVEDAITGAPITASARMLEVVMMTGGIIAGIALTLRVAEVFEASVPIADMVSTRDLTSLPLKLAAGAVTSAAFALACYAERRALAAAAFSGAAATVAYLLVQHFGFGPIVASGGAATVVGLAGGLLARRSLTPPLVVAVAGITPLLPGLRVYRGLYALLNDELLEGLNQLSGAFAVGLALAAGVTLGEWMARDLRRPRIVRRIGDLRRPRFAAN
- a CDS encoding acyl-CoA dehydrogenase, whose amino-acid sequence is MATSDVSIAKELRAALDGPWREVREAARASLDDDRLYGDPELDIKAARARVLDQMHLVASLDVVERGFAHVDGRPVDPGAAVTALEMLVYNDLSLWVKCGVQWGLFGGAVENLGTERHRGYIDDLVSLRLLGCFAMTETGHGSDVANLETTATYDASTQEFVVHSPTPSARKDYIGGAAEHARMAAVFAQLITGGESQGVHCFLVPIRDEAGSDLPGVTTSDCGLKGGLPGVDNGRIMFDQVRIPRENLLNRYADVAPDGTYSSEISNPSRRFFTTLGTLVRGRVSVGGAAAAAARVALSIAVRYGEQRRQFADPDTGEETVLMDYRSHQRRLLPHVARSYALAFAQNELVRRMHLVQTGQDLDPRAQRALENRAAGLKVAQTRHATAAIQECREACGGAGYLTENRLVTLKADTDVFTTFEGDNVVLTQLVAKDLLTSYAEEVRDLDALGWVRFAATSARDVVREASGVRQMIQRLRDRGDDSVDDGDLSRRSVQLQLFADREDYMVRTAAHRLRARANETGPFEAFNNAQDHILAAGTAHIERMVLEAFIDGIADIQDPDARALADTVCDLYVYSTLEQNQAWYIMHRFMSVERAKAVRRGVNELVDRLRPHALTLIEGLGVPEGMLRAAMLE